From the genome of Myripristis murdjan chromosome 22, fMyrMur1.1, whole genome shotgun sequence, one region includes:
- the mocs1 gene encoding molybdenum cofactor biosynthesis protein 1 isoform X1 — translation MASRGVLCCRLLDRHNGTGGAIAQLGKLFARCANRKFQRYSSATHKENELELGDSTSAAANFAASLKTGSTQELVSPRSRRQRLNDSDIPFSAFLTDSFGRRHSYLRISLTEKCNLRCQYCMPEEGVKLTPRGQLLSTSEVLTLARLFVQEGVEKIRLTGGEPLIRPDVLDIIAELRKLEGLKTIAVTTNGMNLARLLPKLKESGLDLINISLDSLVPAKFEFIVRRKGFHKVMEGIDKAIEMGYNPVKVNCVVMRGLNEDELLDFVALTEKKPLEVRFIEYMPFDGNKWNFKKMVSYQEMLDRIRQQWPSLETLPSEHADTAKTFKVPGFKGRVGFITSMSDHFCGSCNRLRLTADGNLKVCLFGNSEVSLRDVLRSGASDEDLLQIIGAAVGRKKKQHAGMFNISQMKNRPMILIGTTSQKPLSLSESQDSQKVSPLFSQLTHPAFLSQAAAAQLCHSSRGKVLDKQVVLCLPGCNVLTGTAHIHFPGISVSEGTHRRSHANKGQHGTNTLHSFKSLHSFKSNDILKTVDYARRTKVMSYIHKDCLRYTHVVSANVCKRHFITTPGIPSLCTLLENAKLSPSKHYSIRLCHKQTSSEEANQSANDQNRSGTNPSNTPKLDNTTAAQLTHTDAQGRATMVDVGGKLATRRTATARATVNLGPTAFRLLRDNQLAKGDALAVAQLAGIMASKQTSALIPLCHPLPLDHASVTFDLDELRNAVVVTATCRTTGKTGVEMEALVAVTVAALTLYDMSKAVSHDISITDIQLVSKTGGKRDFHHQP, via the exons ATGGCTAGCCGCGGTGTCCTGTGCTGTCGGTTGTTAGACAGACACAACGGCACCGGAGGAGCGATAGCACAGTTAGGAAAACTCTTCGCACGATGCGCAAACAGGAAATTTCAACGCTACTCGAGCGCTACGCACAAGGagaatgaacttgaacttggagACTCGACTTCAGCTGCTGCCAACTTCGCCGCTTCCCTGAAAACCGGGTCAACTCAG GAGCTGGTTTCTCCTAGGAGTCGGAGACAAAGGTTGAATGACAGTGACATACCCTTCTCGGCATTCTTGACTGACAGCTTTGGCCGGAGGCACAGCTACTTGCGCATCTCCCTGACTGAGAAATGCAACCTGCGCT GTCAGTACTGCATGCCGGAGGAGGGGGTGAAGCTGACGCCACGGGGACAGCTGCTGTCCACCTCAGAGGTACTGACGTTAGCCCGCCTCTTCGTCCAGGAGGGAGTGGAGAAGATCCGCCTCACTGGAGGAGAGCCGCTCATCAGACCTGATGTACTGGACATTATTG cGGAGCTGAGGAAGTTAGAAGGCCTGAAAACCATTGCAGTAACAACCAACGGCATGAACCTGGCCAGGCTGCTGCCTAAGCTGAAGGAATCAGGCCTCGACCTAATTAACATCAGCCTGGATTCACTGGTGCCTGCAAAGTTTGAGTTCATTGTGAGGCGGAAAG GATTCCACAAAGTCATGGAGGGCATTGATAAAGCCATTGAGATGGGCTACAATCCTGTCAAG GTCAACTGCGTAGTCATGCGGGGGCTCAATGAGGACGAGCTGCTGGACTTTGTGGCTCTGACAGAGAAGAAGCCTTTGGAAGTGCGCTTTATTGAATACATGCCCTTCGATG GCAACAAGTGGAACTTCAAGAAGATGGTAAGCTACCAGGAAATGCTGGACCGCATAAGGCAACAGTGGCCGTCCCTGGAAACACTTCCTTCTGAACATGCAGACACAGCTAAG ACATTTAAAGTCCCAGGCTTCAAAGGCCGGGTGGGCTTCATCACCTCCATGTCTGACCATTTCTGTGGTTCCTGCAACCGGTTACGCCTCACCGCAGATGGCAACCTCAAG gtgtgtttgtttggcaaCTCTGAGGTTTCCCTCAGAGATGTTCTGCGCTCTGGGGCATCAGATGAAGACCTACTGCAAATCATTGGTGCTGCTGTGGGCAGGAAGAAGAAACAACATGCAG gCATGTTCAATATCTCCCAGATGAAGAACAGGCCTATGATCCTCATTG GCACCACATCCCAGaagcctctgtctctgtcagagtCACAAGACAGCCAGAAggtttccccccttttttcccagCTTACACATCCCGCATTCCTCTCTCAGGCAGCAGCTGCTCAACTGTGCCACTCAAGCAGGGGGAAAGTCCTTGATAAACAGGTTGTTTTGTGCCTTCCAGGCTGCAATGTTTTAACAGGGACAGCCCATATTCACTTTCCAGGGATCTCTGTGAGTGAGGGTACCCATCGTAGGTCACATGCCAACAAAGGACAACATGGAACTAACACCCTCCATAGTTTTAAATCCCTTCATTCTTTTAAGTCTAATGATATTCTTAAGACTGTGGACTACGCTAGACGCACAAAAGTAATGAGCTACATTCATAAAGACTGTCTCAGGTACACACATGTGGTGAGTGCTAATGTATGTAAGAGACACTTCATCACGACCCCAGGAATTCCCTCTCTTTGCACACTACTTGAGAATGCCAAATTAAGTCCTAGTAAGCACTACAGTATTAGACTGTGCCACAAGCAAACTTCCAGTGAAGAAGCCAATCAGTCTGCCAACGATCAGAACAGGTCCGGCACAAATCCCTCCAACACCCCCAAATTGGACAATACCACTGCAGCCCAGCTCACACATACAGATGCCCAAGGACGAGCCACCATGGTGGATGTCGGTGGAAAACTGGCCACACGTCGAACTGCCACCGCCCGCGCCACCGTCAACTTGGGTCCCACTGCCTTCCGGCTGCTACGGGACAACCAGCTGGCGAAGGGCGATGCATTGGCCGTGGCACAGCTCGCCGGTATCATGGCTTCCAAGCAGACCTCAGCCCTCATCCCGCTTTGCCACCCGCTCCCCTTGGACCATGCCTCTGTCACCTTTGACCTTGATGAGCTGCGGAATGCTGTGGTCGTCACAGCAACCTGTCGCACTACGGGTAAGACAGGAGTAGAGATGGAGGCCCTGGTTGCTGTTACCGTGGCAGCACTGACCCTGTACGACATGAGCAAGGCAGTGAGCCATGACATCAGCATTACAGACATCCAGCTGGTCAGCAAGACTGGCGGCAAGAGGGACTTTCACCATCAGCCGTGA
- the mocs1 gene encoding molybdenum cofactor biosynthesis protein 1 isoform X2: protein MASRGVLCCRLLDRHNGTGGAIAQLGKLFARCANRKFQRYSSATHKENELELGDSTSAAANFAASLKTGSTQELVSPRSRRQRLNDSDIPFSAFLTDSFGRRHSYLRISLTEKCNLRCQYCMPEEGVKLTPRGQLLSTSEVLTLARLFVQEGVEKIRLTGGEPLIRPDVLDIIAELRKLEGLKTIAVTTNGMNLARLLPKLKESGLDLINISLDSLVPAKFEFIVRRKGFHKVMEGIDKAIEMGYNPVKVNCVVMRGLNEDELLDFVALTEKKPLEVRFIEYMPFDGNKWNFKKMVSYQEMLDRIRQQWPSLETLPSEHADTAKTFKVPGFKGRVGFITSMSDHFCGSCNRLRLTADGNLKVCLFGNSEVSLRDVLRSGASDEDLLQIIGAAVGRKKKQHAGMFNISQMKNRPMILIGG, encoded by the exons ATGGCTAGCCGCGGTGTCCTGTGCTGTCGGTTGTTAGACAGACACAACGGCACCGGAGGAGCGATAGCACAGTTAGGAAAACTCTTCGCACGATGCGCAAACAGGAAATTTCAACGCTACTCGAGCGCTACGCACAAGGagaatgaacttgaacttggagACTCGACTTCAGCTGCTGCCAACTTCGCCGCTTCCCTGAAAACCGGGTCAACTCAG GAGCTGGTTTCTCCTAGGAGTCGGAGACAAAGGTTGAATGACAGTGACATACCCTTCTCGGCATTCTTGACTGACAGCTTTGGCCGGAGGCACAGCTACTTGCGCATCTCCCTGACTGAGAAATGCAACCTGCGCT GTCAGTACTGCATGCCGGAGGAGGGGGTGAAGCTGACGCCACGGGGACAGCTGCTGTCCACCTCAGAGGTACTGACGTTAGCCCGCCTCTTCGTCCAGGAGGGAGTGGAGAAGATCCGCCTCACTGGAGGAGAGCCGCTCATCAGACCTGATGTACTGGACATTATTG cGGAGCTGAGGAAGTTAGAAGGCCTGAAAACCATTGCAGTAACAACCAACGGCATGAACCTGGCCAGGCTGCTGCCTAAGCTGAAGGAATCAGGCCTCGACCTAATTAACATCAGCCTGGATTCACTGGTGCCTGCAAAGTTTGAGTTCATTGTGAGGCGGAAAG GATTCCACAAAGTCATGGAGGGCATTGATAAAGCCATTGAGATGGGCTACAATCCTGTCAAG GTCAACTGCGTAGTCATGCGGGGGCTCAATGAGGACGAGCTGCTGGACTTTGTGGCTCTGACAGAGAAGAAGCCTTTGGAAGTGCGCTTTATTGAATACATGCCCTTCGATG GCAACAAGTGGAACTTCAAGAAGATGGTAAGCTACCAGGAAATGCTGGACCGCATAAGGCAACAGTGGCCGTCCCTGGAAACACTTCCTTCTGAACATGCAGACACAGCTAAG ACATTTAAAGTCCCAGGCTTCAAAGGCCGGGTGGGCTTCATCACCTCCATGTCTGACCATTTCTGTGGTTCCTGCAACCGGTTACGCCTCACCGCAGATGGCAACCTCAAG gtgtgtttgtttggcaaCTCTGAGGTTTCCCTCAGAGATGTTCTGCGCTCTGGGGCATCAGATGAAGACCTACTGCAAATCATTGGTGCTGCTGTGGGCAGGAAGAAGAAACAACATGCAG gCATGTTCAATATCTCCCAGATGAAGAACAGGCCTATGATCCTCATTGGTGGGTGA